Proteins found in one Methanobrevibacter millerae genomic segment:
- a CDS encoding DUF1802 family protein translates to MDETTKCLNEWNATVEALGQGKQTILIRKYSTTLNEFLLYPTVSYAIKEDVLDSFQYKEFVKDNLLPTGDNPYEVKYYATVEEVIDKPSTRIGSFYKFHIWTRNHVKDYLGRKKAKIWILRVYKLDEPQMLKRTRGMRYANVDKPVKLEGKPVIPDDEFNKLKEEILNIR, encoded by the coding sequence ATGGATGAAACAACAAAATGTTTAAACGAATGGAATGCAACTGTTGAAGCTTTAGGTCAGGGAAAACAAACTATATTAATAAGAAAATATAGTACAACATTAAATGAATTTTTACTATATCCAACAGTTAGCTATGCTATCAAAGAAGATGTTTTAGATTCATTTCAATATAAAGAATTTGTTAAAGATAATCTATTACCTACTGGTGATAATCCTTATGAAGTTAAATATTATGCTACTGTTGAAGAAGTTATTGATAAACCTTCAACAAGGATTGGTTCATTTTATAAGTTTCATATTTGGACTCGTAACCATGTTAAAGATTATCTTGGAAGAAAAAAAGCTAAAATATGGATTTTAAGAGTTTATAAACTTGATGAACCTCAAATGTTAAAAAGAACTAGGGGCATGAGGTATGCTAATGTAGATAAACCAGTTAAACTTGAAGGTAAACCAGTTATTCCTGATGATGAGTTTAATAAATTAAAAGAAGAAATTTTAAATATAAGATAA
- a CDS encoding restriction endonuclease has translation MTIPKYDELYDYVMGILADEKEYSVPLMDELIINQLYLTDEELNERNSNGQLVIKNRIGWARTYLKKAGLIESKRRSYCNITSLGLEVIEKNQNITNKILMNFDSFREFKSTKNNKQLKLVDIEDLIEETFNEYNNNLSKELLKKIQKIDNSIFKELTFKLLNKMGYFDFKSLEIEKNLSNLNETTGIIYQGKLCLDEVVIHIKHYNNEQEVDFDLLQRFIGVLFGQGINKGIFITNLKFTSNAIEYVNQQNNLNIVLIDGKKLADLMIEYDVGTFTFNKYEIKKIDDNYFIDE, from the coding sequence ATGACAATACCCAAATATGATGAATTATATGATTATGTTATGGGAATATTGGCTGATGAAAAAGAATATTCAGTTCCATTAATGGATGAATTAATTATTAACCAATTATATTTAACAGATGAAGAATTAAATGAAAGAAATTCAAATGGTCAATTAGTTATTAAAAATAGAATTGGTTGGGCTAGAACATATCTAAAAAAAGCTGGATTAATAGAAAGTAAACGAAGAAGTTACTGTAATATAACATCATTAGGATTAGAAGTCATCGAAAAAAATCAAAATATTACAAATAAAATCTTAATGAATTTCGATTCATTTAGAGAATTTAAATCAACAAAAAATAATAAACAATTGAAATTAGTCGATATTGAAGATTTAATTGAAGAAACATTTAATGAGTATAATAATAATTTATCTAAAGAATTACTTAAAAAAATACAAAAGATAGATAATTCTATTTTTAAAGAATTAACTTTTAAATTACTTAATAAAATGGGATATTTTGATTTTAAATCATTGGAAATAGAAAAAAATTTATCAAATTTAAATGAAACTACTGGAATCATATATCAAGGTAAATTATGTTTGGATGAGGTTGTTATTCATATTAAACATTATAATAACGAACAAGAAGTTGATTTTGATTTATTGCAACGTTTTATTGGAGTATTATTTGGTCAGGGAATAAATAAAGGTATCTTTATTACTAACTTAAAATTCACATCAAACGCTATTGAATATGTTAATCAGCAAAATAATTTAAATATCGTATTAATAGATGGTAAAAAACTAGCTGATTTAATGATCGAGTATGATGTTGGTACTTTTACATTCAACAAATATGAAATTAAAAAAATTGATGATAATTATTTCATTGATGAATAA
- a CDS encoding restriction endonuclease subunit S produces MIRNETHSFFHFIDENDNRLDYDYYHPIFEELDELVNTEYFDVLEFRELISNIVSGKTPKNKEYIENGVMFLGAGNISEYGLNLDNVDRIDYSLHESTLSSSQLKEGDILITMAGTIGNATIFNQNLDANINQAVAKVEINSELINKEYLVKYLNSKWGKLNFRKFQHEVSQPNINLEEIKKLKIIVPPLDEQIKLVNMFQEFEKKAEEYRKLEKQCWKESFNIFESNLSK; encoded by the coding sequence ATGATACGTAATGAAACACATAGTTTTTTTCATTTTATTGATGAAAATGATAATAGATTAGATTATGATTATTATCATCCAATTTTTGAAGAGTTAGATGAACTAGTAAACACAGAATATTTTGATGTATTAGAATTCAGAGAACTAATTTCAAATATTGTTAGTGGTAAAACACCTAAAAATAAGGAATACATTGAGAATGGAGTCATGTTTTTAGGTGCTGGGAATATATCAGAATATGGTCTCAATTTAGACAATGTGGATAGAATTGATTATAGTTTGCATGAGTCCACGTTATCTAGTTCTCAACTTAAAGAAGGAGATATTTTAATTACTATGGCAGGAACAATAGGAAATGCCACTATTTTTAATCAAAATTTGGATGCCAATATTAACCAAGCTGTTGCTAAAGTTGAAATTAATTCTGAATTAATTAATAAAGAATATTTAGTAAAATATTTAAATTCAAAATGGGGCAAACTTAATTTTAGGAAATTTCAACATGAGGTGAGCCAACCTAATATTAATTTAGAAGAAATAAAAAAATTAAAAATTATTGTTCCTCCATTGGATGAACAGATAAAATTGGTTAATATGTTTCAAGAATTTGAAAAAAAGGCAGAAGAATATAGAAAATTAGAAAAACAATGCTGGAAAGAATCATTTAATATTTTTGAGAGTAATTTATCAAAGTGA
- a CDS encoding AlwI family type II restriction endonuclease, whose amino-acid sequence MRDYSKLDARRELEQYLTEDLKGAFEKRGFEVNHNGTATSNAPGGKTDIEMFNDEFHFNIEVTQTTKSSADREYPAIVEHLEDSKTRTNKKCFCMYVSPETSIRMINEIKRFNSSHEDDLKILPLNFDNINLLLDKFTDNVVDAYPTNDFINIFYSRYLDFADDQRIKKILFEELFSSDEYLKKQIDDEETEKDLKTQELLINDLKSIEDSLRSLGIATGSDAIDNLIYFVFMKLFEEKREKDGNINRLTLDNFKEYKSFHGDNNKMIHELFKSIKNETISGGTDIFQEGDNFSDGFDDDFVIDTVIPIFEEYPNFIDTQIDILGAVYEVLAQRAEKDVKIGQFFTPENVVDFIVKLSDLSYQDKVLDPACGTGRFLVKSMEQMESKLKNSDVRNKDEIIAEFKSSQLYGSDIDNGISKIAKMNMWIHGDGKSNIYKHDGLTLEECDADLFNHGFDVVLTNPPLGNLNYIKNYDSDFINNNEVLPRVNETKKAYDAQKKRLDTHVEEKEEMLNELKILEENEIIKKIISSEDSDSSIKELKKSNEFKEYKKLKGKIKRKDKTIENNELKLNDIKAKMLSGNCEFKVKGTTMKGGALFLNSINNYLKSERIPTTRPEWRGGILISIVDEGILNTEDYSDVRKFMRKNFYIKAIISLSKDTFVPISNTATKTSILFLIKKQDIQAKQQEPIFYAYVDKVGLDTKGKTCENHFSDILEEYNEFKNDIFDSYEENRFNKNTFELKRGI is encoded by the coding sequence ATTAGGGATTATAGTAAATTAGACGCTCGAAGAGAATTAGAGCAATATTTAACAGAAGATTTAAAAGGAGCATTTGAAAAAAGAGGATTTGAAGTTAATCATAATGGTACTGCTACATCTAATGCACCTGGAGGTAAAACCGACATTGAAATGTTTAATGATGAATTTCATTTTAATATTGAAGTTACGCAGACCACAAAATCTAGTGCTGATAGAGAATATCCTGCAATTGTGGAGCATTTGGAGGATAGTAAAACACGAACAAATAAAAAATGTTTTTGTATGTATGTTTCTCCTGAAACATCAATTCGTATGATAAATGAAATTAAAAGGTTTAATTCTAGCCATGAAGATGATTTAAAAATTTTACCTTTAAATTTTGATAACATTAATTTGCTTTTAGATAAGTTTACAGATAACGTTGTAGATGCTTATCCAACAAATGATTTTATAAATATCTTTTATAGTAGATATTTAGATTTTGCTGATGACCAAAGGATAAAAAAAATATTATTTGAGGAATTATTCTCTTCAGATGAGTATTTAAAAAAACAAATTGATGATGAGGAAACAGAAAAAGATCTTAAAACACAAGAACTTTTAATAAATGATTTGAAATCAATTGAAGATTCTCTTAGAAGTCTGGGAATAGCAACTGGAAGTGATGCTATTGATAATTTAATATATTTTGTTTTTATGAAGCTCTTTGAAGAAAAACGTGAAAAAGATGGTAATATAAATAGACTCACATTAGATAATTTTAAAGAATATAAAAGTTTCCATGGTGATAATAATAAAATGATTCATGAATTATTTAAATCCATCAAAAATGAAACTATATCTGGAGGTACAGATATCTTTCAGGAAGGAGATAATTTTTCTGATGGTTTTGATGATGATTTTGTTATAGATACAGTAATCCCTATTTTTGAAGAATATCCTAATTTTATAGATACTCAAATTGATATTTTAGGTGCTGTTTATGAAGTATTAGCACAAAGAGCTGAAAAAGATGTTAAGATTGGCCAATTTTTTACTCCTGAAAATGTTGTTGACTTCATTGTTAAACTTTCTGATTTAAGTTATCAAGATAAAGTACTTGATCCTGCTTGTGGAACTGGAAGATTTTTAGTTAAGTCAATGGAACAAATGGAATCTAAATTAAAAAATAGTGATGTGAGGAATAAGGATGAAATTATAGCTGAATTTAAATCATCTCAATTATATGGATCAGATATCGACAATGGAATATCAAAAATTGCAAAAATGAATATGTGGATTCACGGTGATGGTAAATCTAATATTTATAAACATGATGGTTTAACTCTTGAAGAATGTGACGCTGATTTATTCAATCATGGCTTTGATGTTGTATTAACTAATCCGCCTCTAGGAAACTTAAATTATATAAAAAATTATGATTCTGATTTTATAAATAATAATGAGGTCTTACCAAGAGTCAATGAAACTAAAAAAGCTTATGATGCTCAGAAAAAAAGATTAGATACTCATGTTGAAGAAAAAGAAGAAATGTTGAATGAACTTAAGATTCTTGAAGAAAATGAAATAATCAAAAAAATAATATCCTCTGAGGATTCAGATTCTTCCATAAAAGAGTTAAAAAAATCTAATGAGTTTAAAGAGTATAAAAAATTAAAAGGAAAAATTAAACGAAAAGATAAAACAATAGAAAATAATGAACTTAAATTAAATGATATTAAAGCTAAGATGTTATCTGGCAATTGTGAATTTAAAGTTAAAGGAACAACAATGAAAGGAGGCGCTTTGTTTTTAAATTCAATCAATAATTATTTAAAGAGTGAAAGAATACCAACAACACGTCCTGAGTGGAGAGGTGGGATTTTAATAAGTATTGTTGATGAAGGCATTTTAAATACAGAGGATTATTCTGATGTAAGAAAATTTATGAGAAAAAATTTTTATATTAAAGCTATCATTTCATTATCAAAAGATACTTTTGTTCCTATTTCAAATACTGCTACTAAAACTTCAATACTATTCCTTATTAAAAAACAGGATATTCAAGCTAAACAACAAGAACCAATATTTTATGCTTACGTTGATAAAGTAGGATTGGATACAAAAGGTAAAACCTGTGAAAATCATTTTAGTGACATTTTAGAAGAATATAATGAATTTAAAAATGATATTTTTGACTCTTATGAAGAAAATAGATTCAATAAGAATACTTTTGAATTAAAAAGAGGGATTTAA
- a CDS encoding restriction endonuclease subunit S has translation GKAGGTPKSSNPDYYDGDIPFLSIKDMTSQGKYINYTEKTITKWGLDNSSAWIIPKNSLLYSIYASVGFVAINRKDIATSQAIYGMILKDNVSLEYMYYYLTYYKKNLHKLIETGTQGNLNAKIVKNFDISLPSLKEQELIVNYLSLIDIKIELLTNEINQLSKFKLSLFEQIFV, from the coding sequence AAGGTAAAGCAGGAGGAACTCCAAAGTCTTCTAATCCAGATTATTATGATGGAGACATTCCTTTTTTAAGTATTAAGGATATGACCTCACAAGGAAAATATATTAATTACACAGAAAAAACAATAACAAAATGGGGATTAGATAACTCCAGTGCATGGATTATTCCTAAAAATTCCTTACTATATTCAATTTACGCATCAGTAGGTTTTGTAGCCATCAATCGTAAAGATATTGCTACCAGCCAAGCAATATATGGGATGATACTAAAAGACAATGTTTCTTTAGAATACATGTACTATTATTTAACTTACTATAAGAAAAACCTCCATAAACTAATTGAAACAGGAACACAAGGAAACTTAAATGCAAAAATAGTTAAAAACTTTGACATCTCATTACCTTCGTTAAAGGAACAGGAGTTAATTGTAAATTATTTATCTTTAATAGATATTAAAATAGAATTGCTAACAAATGAGATTAATCAATTATCTAAATTTAAATTGAGTTTATTTGAACAAATTTTCGTATAA